In a genomic window of Pieris brassicae chromosome 7, ilPieBrab1.1, whole genome shotgun sequence:
- the LOC123712547 gene encoding protein big brother-like, with the protein MHAMSDPASLAGMLPFDSIGLYEQPKPRFIFKMPRVVPDQKAKFESDDLFKRLSRESEVRYTGYRDRPPEERQMRFTSGCREGHTEIAFTATGTNLQLVFDHSPYNNRGCDFQKENGKAHIISRFIMNGVCVRWRGWIDLERLDGAGCLELDEERAAIEDAALRDQIERYNQRLRDFEDKQRAYREHGEDMRGHSQVHGVQRCHPGRQPPHAPHPSHPHPSHPVHIKPHSQGALIS; encoded by the exons ATGCACGCAATGAGTGATCCTGCGTCCCTCGCCGGAATGTTACCATTTGACTCCATTGGGCTATATGAGCAGCCTAAACCGAGGTTTATATTTAAGATGCCGCGAGTGGTTCCCGACCAGAAGGCGAAGTTCGAATCTGATGATCTCTTTAAAAGACTGAGCAGGGAGAGCgag GTTAGGTACACAGGCTACCGGGACCGACCCCCAGAAGAAAGACAGATGCGTTTTACCAGCGGCTGCCGTGAGGGTCACACCGAAATCGCCTTCACTGCTACCGGAACCAACCTCCAACTTGTCTTCGATCATTCGCCATACAACAACCGGGGCTGTGACTTCCAGAAAGAAAACGGCAAA GCCCATATCATATCCCGGTTCATAATGAATGGAGTGTGCGTGAGATGGCGTGGATGGATCGATTTGGAGCGTCTGGATGGTGCAGGGTGTCTTGAACTTGACGAAGAACGCGCAGCCATTGAAGATGCAGCCTTGCGTGACCAAATAGAACGTTATAATCAGAGGCTGCGTGACTTTGAAGATAAACAGCGCGCTTACAGAGAACACGGCGAGGATATGCGTGGTCATTCACAGGTCCATGGCGTTCAGCGTTGCCACCCGGGAAGGCAACCACCTCACGCACCACATCCATCCCATCCACATCCCTCACACCCTGTACACATAAAACCTCACTCTCAGGGTGCTCTCATATcgtaa